The Longimicrobiales bacterium genome contains a region encoding:
- a CDS encoding tetratricopeptide repeat protein: MTVHIVLASPVRASLETGGFPEGEEIAIQMMEYFRPGDLVASDFVSAEPLDYYVERYLRPREAQAQGAPTIQRTWVVLNNREEMRAQRVQNRTTQMGAPPLSESTPVFTVEEADVFLFGRSAASADPRLLEAIDWYTGVAGHVDDTRAQELLLEVLEDTDSALARMWLARCYSRGRMGFDRDEDLARSLAAGVIQEIRELAETEEPEAIFLMGTAYDEGLGVEADPATAVEWFTVASETGHVLAAHNIGNAYRVGRGVPLDPEAAVFWWTLAADQGDAITQLRLGEAYEVGNGVETNLEQAVAWYRQSAERGNADARAALERLGG, from the coding sequence ATGACCGTTCACATCGTCTTGGCTTCACCCGTGCGCGCATCGCTCGAAACAGGAGGATTTCCTGAGGGCGAAGAGATCGCGATCCAAATGATGGAGTACTTCCGCCCCGGCGACCTCGTCGCGAGCGACTTCGTCAGTGCCGAGCCATTGGACTACTACGTGGAGCGATATCTCCGGCCGCGCGAGGCTCAGGCACAAGGAGCGCCCACGATTCAGCGTACTTGGGTCGTTCTCAACAACCGCGAAGAAATGCGCGCACAACGGGTGCAGAATCGCACGACACAGATGGGAGCCCCACCGCTTTCGGAGAGCACACCGGTCTTTACCGTGGAAGAGGCGGATGTTTTCCTTTTCGGGCGGTCAGCAGCGAGCGCCGATCCCCGCCTTCTGGAAGCGATCGACTGGTACACCGGGGTCGCAGGTCACGTCGACGATACCCGGGCGCAAGAGTTACTCCTGGAGGTCCTTGAGGATACCGACTCTGCACTCGCTCGGATGTGGCTCGCCCGTTGTTATTCTCGCGGACGCATGGGCTTCGACAGGGACGAAGACCTCGCCCGCTCGCTGGCCGCGGGAGTGATCCAGGAGATCCGAGAACTGGCCGAGACCGAAGAACCCGAAGCGATCTTCCTAATGGGTACAGCCTACGACGAAGGCCTCGGAGTCGAGGCCGACCCAGCAACCGCAGTCGAGTGGTTTACCGTAGCGTCGGAGACCGGACATGTGCTGGCCGCGCACAACATCGGGAACGCGTACCGAGTCGGGCGCGGCGTGCCACTCGACCCGGAGGCCGCCGTCTTTTGGTGGACGCTCGCCGCCGACCAGGGCGACGCGATCACACAACTCCGCCTGGGTGAAGCCTACGAAGTAGGGAACGGCGTAGAGACCAACCTCGAGCAGGCGGTGGCCTGGTACCGGCAATCTGCCGAGCGTGGTAACGCAGATGCCCGAGCCGCACTCGAACGACTGGGCGGCTGA